The proteins below come from a single Calditrichota bacterium genomic window:
- a CDS encoding PorV/PorQ family protein: MKTLLKNILLCLLLLQVSIGWAQKVGTTSFQFLKVLTDARATAMGEAYSSVATGSDAVFWNPARLTYVKGTDLAASYMDYFLDVKHFSFSAASTIGDVGTFGIFGTVTDFGEIPVATVDRLGFIGDVYNPGLTGETIQPSAFVFGVSYARDMTDKFSFGITVKYGKEDLVAASEDIIMYDAGINYKTGYKSIEIAASIRHFGPEVKFVKEKYPLPQTFNIGFSSYLIGSNDPLLTSIEGQSLLFAFDIVQPRDYDQQYNLGLEYGFNDMFFLRGGYKLNYDEESFALGLGIKYDSYRIDYSYNDYGEFLDSVQRFTIGFGL, from the coding sequence AGGTTTCAATTGGATGGGCACAAAAAGTTGGAACTACATCTTTCCAATTTTTAAAGGTGTTAACAGATGCCCGGGCAACTGCAATGGGAGAAGCGTATTCTTCGGTTGCCACCGGATCGGATGCTGTTTTCTGGAATCCCGCACGCCTTACTTATGTAAAAGGCACTGATCTGGCAGCCTCATATATGGACTATTTTCTAGATGTTAAACATTTCTCATTTTCCGCAGCCTCAACTATCGGGGACGTTGGTACATTTGGAATTTTCGGTACTGTTACCGATTTCGGTGAAATACCTGTTGCAACCGTGGATCGACTTGGTTTTATAGGAGATGTATATAACCCCGGTTTAACAGGCGAAACTATTCAACCGAGTGCTTTTGTTTTTGGTGTTTCATATGCTCGTGATATGACAGATAAGTTTTCTTTTGGAATAACCGTCAAATATGGGAAAGAAGATCTGGTAGCAGCGTCTGAAGATATAATAATGTATGATGCCGGAATAAATTATAAAACCGGTTATAAATCCATCGAAATAGCAGCAAGCATCCGACACTTTGGCCCCGAAGTTAAATTTGTTAAAGAAAAATATCCCTTACCTCAGACTTTTAATATAGGGTTTTCGAGTTACCTTATTGGAAGTAATGACCCTTTGTTAACATCAATAGAAGGGCAATCGCTCCTGTTTGCTTTTGATATTGTTCAGCCGAGAGATTATGATCAACAATATAATTTGGGTTTGGAATATGGATTTAATGATATGTTTTTTCTAAGAGGCGGCTATAAACTGAATTATGATGAAGAAAGCTTTGCACTAGGTTTGGGTATTAAATATGATAGTTATCGTATTGATTATTCTTATAACGATTATGGCGAGTTTTTGGATTCTGTACAGCGTTTTACAATTGGTTTCGGCCTTTAA